The DNA sequence ctaggagaaataattcaaatgaatttttcacgtctatagccgtcaatggcagtgaatgagttaaaacaaaatGGTTCAAAAGGGGGCCCTTAACCAATATTAATATTACGTAGCCTATACTTCGTTTGCCAAGTAAAACTGCCCCAATTTGACTTTTTATACCGACTTCAGCATACTGTATAATTTTAAAACGCCAAAACTAAATAATTTGCGTAActgttcatttgtttttgacCGATTCTGAACCTAAGTGGTCTGAGGTGAGGCGGTGTGGCCGCTGGTAGCGTTTACTTTAAAACCTCTGCAGCCGTCATAAATTCTCGCGTGGACCTTTGGCACATGCCAATAAAAGGCGCCATGTACTATCATAGAAAAGGGCACATCTGCACAATCCACGTGCGAGAGCTCGGAACTTGCATTCGAAAGTcgaccttcttcttcttctactttgatttttttttgcgccGCGGGTCGCTCCCTGGCAGCAGCACGGCCAAATCGGAACGCAACCTCAGCTGTGCCGAGGCCTGAGCCCACACCTGACGAGAGCCCAGACAAAAAGCGAGGTGAGCGTTCCGTCTTTGTCCACTTTACAATGACGAGTATGATGAGCCAGTGACAGAACTGTGAGTGCTcacgttctttttttcttttttttttctgatgtgaAATTGTTGTCATGGAGAGGATGGGGCCTCGTATTTAATATTGTTTATACATTGGTCAATCATTTGTACGAGTGTGGTTGTATTTTAGGATAAGGAATTTGATATCTTATTTGAGAGGAAACGGGTGCCATATGCCTCACACTTGCGATTATGTAAAGAAAGTTAATTACAAATAATGGTAAAtaggatttttcttttcaaagagCACATGTTATGGGTAACGTTCATAATAGTATTGATGCTCAACTTGAACGTAACGTCTACATTAGAATTCAAAAGAACTGACCCAATAGTGTGCCAACACCCACTTTTGTCATTTACAACTGCTTATTAATGATTTACAAAGCATTTACTAGGAACGAATACTTTCCACAGGTGCGGTACCACCGCTCTTATGACCAAATTTCCTACGGGACCAATAAAGTACCGACCTCCCTATTTAGCTACCAACTACTGCTACAACAAAGTCTATTGACAATGGGGGGGTCGgggtcacccccccccccccagcatgCAGTAGTACAATCATAATATGATGACTCAGATGCTCATGACAGTGTCATGTGTCTATCTAAAGGTTACATAgtactgtgtttttatttctttattattatgtatCCTACTCACGTGGCCATATTTGGTTGTCGTCTTctgttaaataaaaagaaacgcGGTGGCAACTGAAATAATTAGAAATCAAGGTTGATTCAAgagcagatcttttttttttccttgtataatatatttatttaaatggattGTCTTACATAAATTGACTTGATTTTTCATGAgactgtattttaaaatggatttCTTATACAGGACAAATTAGACGTTCGTTGACCCAACCTGCAAGGATGTCTCTCAGCAGCATCCCCGCTCTCGAGTAAGTACATTTACGGGCAGCGATTCGCAAAGTGTCAAGTTGCAAATCTAACACTTCATTTCCCTTCCCAAGGATCTTCCTGGCAATCCTGGGCATCGGCCTCCTCATCATGTTCTGCACCACCTTCTGCAGGGCGTGCAGCCGCTTGAGGGAGGAGGAGATCGAGAGGGAGGCGTGGAGGCGGACCGAGCACGATGGCCGCCCTCCTTCCATATATTTCATCCCCTTTCATGGGAGATTgtcgcagcagcagcagcaggaggaagAAGACCACCATGGCGTGCCTCGGTACAGCCAAGAAAACGTTACGCCACCGCAGTATAACGCTGCCGGGGGCTACTGCGGACCCCCACCTTCATATACAGAGGTAATTTTTGGCTTGATTTAAATACTACCACTTTTTTGTTAATCACATTTGTCGCACCTGTTTTTAAGTTGTTTAACTCAGTTaaacccaaaaaacgtataaatacgttttttaatactttgtcttgcAGTACCAAAAatatagttattttaaaaaaaaatatgctagagcatacagaaggttttgatacagcttctgacatgaagaggttgcttaaaggaatggtagtcattacaaaaaaaacagccagcaggtggcagcagagtataagagatcaattgctgcaaaacggaaacagatacaaatatattttttccctaatgaaagatgagacttgaatctttcttttggcaggttccaccatgtttttatagcaatagaacacaatattctgttatattattattattattatcattattattattattattattattattattttatggccttgcaaaatcagtcaaaatccagtaaaacaaccgggggcgaaaggggttgcttcagtgaaaatggctgcgataAGCACTATTTTACGATAatagaaacacatttaaaaacatattgagAGCAATGGATAACATACATTTATTGTACAGTGttgttcacccccccccccaactaatataaaaaaatgaatgctcaAATGTGTAGAGATTATAAAATGAACCATTCAATAAAATCCATCAAAAACGAGGctgagcttgaaatacttcctgttttcactgtTCTCTTTTAAACTTATTGtccaattggattttttttttaaacagacggATGTGCCAGCTCATTTCAAGATGAAAGGAAACAAATGTTCATCTAAGATACTTtcgatcattttaaaatgtgtatttatgcatttatgcATCGCAGTCGCTAATAGTTAGCATATCTGCCTCGCAGTTCGGAAATCACAGTTTCAAATCCGGCCTTCCTACGTGGAGTTTGCACGTTCCCTCTATCTTCTTGTCTtcagttttagatttttgtctTCCCCTCACATTGCCAACATGCAAATGAGTGTCTTTGAGTCTGCATTCCCTCGTGTGACTGCCATCTTGTCCTTCTGTTTCGTCCCAGCTGGGTTGTAAACCCGACGATCTGCCGCCAGCATACACAGAATACAACGTGAGCCCCGTCATGGCGCCGGCTCACACGGAGGCGGGCCAATCTTCAACGCAACCTTAAGACGCCGCAGCGGTGACGTCATCGATGTCTGATTATCGCACACTGGACTTTATCTTGGATGCGAGCGTGCACGTGTGgcagcgtgcgtgcgcgcgcgcgcgtcctTTTGAGAGAATGAGTATGAACAAGATAATGGACGCTGCTGACTTGGCATCATTGTTAGAATGACCCGGAATTAATTTAACAGTTTGCTAAagcatacatttttgggagcaagtaattgtatacatttatattaatataaatatttcaacTAAAGTAGCTGGTCTACTAATTGTGAATGCTCGAAACCAAAGATACCAATGTATATTTGTTCAAGAATATATTGTCACGTTAGACAATAAAATATTGCTGTGATCACTTTTAAAGGGattaataatccttttttttttttttttaacagataagCAATTTTAGAAAGAATGTTTGGAGGGTCCCGATGAACAATTAGGTCAAATATAATCAGACGAAGTACCGTTGAGTTCATTCTGACTGGAATGAACTAGTCTGGCGGTTGACAGTGGAAAGCTGATAGTGCTACTTTATCGGGcgaggaaccatatttggttgCTTAAGATGTTGAACCCGGCACGTCCCACACGTCCCCAATCGATGATGTAATGCAATATAGTCCAACATAAAGTGTaacctatatatttttctgtaaaaaaaaaaataataaaaaaataggcaaTGTTGACAAGATTGAACTGCAATTTAGTGTACggcctaaaaataaataacatgctGTACATACAAAATTGACTTCATattatattgtgctttgacattttatatcatttaGTTAGTTTAGCAGAAATAGGTTGATTTGAGTTATTTGCGTTTTTTGCAGTCCACCTTTTTTTGGAGCacattttgatgaattattcaccaagaaattaagtaaaatgtaaaataaaaaataaatacctgcAACATTGttagccaaaaaaaaaaaaaacatactgcaATATTTGATAAAATCATAccttcaatttttattttttaattaagccatatagtgtgacatagtgacaaaatgagaaaaacattttgtaatacTCTCCAATGGTTGTCTTGGCATGAAAATGTAAAGTTATgcttatataataataataataataataataataataataataataataataagaagaataaaACTCTAACCCTTCAAGCAAtggatataataataataataataatctaaaaatactCACATGCATATATTTTCTATCCTCCATtgaattaaagaaaaagaaaaaagaggccaaaactgttaaaaaataaaattaaaaaatctttCATGAATTAagtcattactgtatgtttttataacgtACAATATTATATAGTGCTatttttatgaataaaaataacatgttagtatttttttggaacagtttaatggcatttccattcatgtcAATGGAGAAATATGTTTTGAATTGGCACCACCTCATTGTAGTGATTTTGACGGTAATGAGGCATAAACGGACCACTTCACTCAACTTTGCAAAGTGGAACGAATATGAgcaatgggggtgggggggggggggtaggctGGGCGTTCAGGAAGACAGAGTTCATAGTTCGAGGGTACTTGCGGAGGGAGTGGACTGCTCCGCTGCTCTCTCATGTGAGATTAACAGCACATGAGCTGGATGTTGACAGACAGGAAGCAGGTGGCAGCCCCGGTTCCGGAACCTGATGAcggcaaagagaaaaaaagagagaatggACCAGGGACAACTCTGGTTAAGAGTTGACACGAACAGGAAGACGCTTCCCTCCAAAGCAGTCTTCAAAAAGGAGCTCTGCTGTAGGGTTgaactattttgaaaaataatcaattgtaATTGCAATTGTTAATGTTataattgttaattaattaattccattattattgattaattgttcagcccttcTCTTGTCGGGCTAGATTAGGCCAGATAAAAATGAAGACATCATTATTGGGAAGTAAAGAAGTATAAATATTGTACGTGAGTAGAtttttttaggcaaaaaaaagcaacaaaattgtttttttaaatgtatttattttaaatgtgcgtgtgtgtcaaaGCCACTAAAGTATGATGAATTAGAAAAGTGGACGCAAAGGTCACTTCTTGCAGTCTTGTTAGTGTTTAGCCCACTTCAATTTCCCTCGTTTACTCCTCTTGAATGCTGCttagccctcgaggaccaattCAGGGTTTCAGTTACAACTTTGAGCCACAGGGTGTCACTGCAGGCCATCCCTGAGCACGCCGGCGGGCCAACTCTTCCCCTTTCTGAGAAAGACCTCTTGACTGCTGATCTTCATTTTCTCCCCAGTATGACGTGTCAggaaacacacacagaaacCTCCATGTAGTATGTATCTCATTCATtgttaaactttatttatagagcacttaaaaaataaaaaataaacaaagctgCAAAAAGTGTTTTACATAAAGTAAAAATCAGATATATAAAATCAAAGACagtcaaaacaataaattaataatatgaagacagtaaatacaataaaacactaTGAATATAATGCTGAGTCATTTTCCTAGAGATAAATTATTTCTCTCTGAAGACTTTGGAGGAAGCAGGGCTATTAAAGTTAGGGAATttccattttagttagttt is a window from the Vanacampus margaritifer isolate UIUO_Vmar chromosome 3, RoL_Vmar_1.0, whole genome shotgun sequence genome containing:
- the LOC144049341 gene encoding uncharacterized protein LOC144049341, yielding MSLSSIPALEIFLAILGIGLLIMFCTTFCRACSRLREEEIEREAWRRTEHDGRPPSIYFIPFHGRLSQQQQQEEEDHHGVPRYSQENVTPPQYNAAGGYCGPPPSYTELGCKPDDLPPAYTEYNVSPVMAPAHTEAGQSSTQP